TGGAGTTTATACAGTATAATAAAGGTGGTTAGACAGTGTTATACTGTATGCTCCTTTTATCGTAAGATTAAGGGAGCTTTTTTTATTTCTTTTTAATTACAATTGAATTGTTTTCTTCATCTAAAACAATTTCAACAGCTCGATTTTCAGGTGTAATTCCAATTTTTTCTACCCATTTTTTTGGTAGAGTAATTCTATTAGAAATTCCACCATTCCCAGCTTTGTAAAAAGAAATATTAACATCTCTTTTTTCCATTTTCTGCTCCTTATCTTACGTGTCTAACTTATTATATATTATTAGACACGTAATGTCAACATATTTTTTAAAAATATTTTTAGATAGCCTTTTTTACAGTCAAAGCTTTTATATCTAGTTTCATGAATTTCATTAGTTGTGAGCCTAGTTCTTTACATTCTGAATAAATTTCCTTATAGAATACCTTACCTTTCATTCTTTCAGCTATAATCTCAGAAAATAAATCTTCAAGCTTTTTGATATGCAATAAAGTTTCAACATTAACACTCTCCCTCATTCCACCTTTAATTCCAGCCAGTTTATTTACCAGCTTTGAATAAACCACATACAGTTTGTCCGCATTTTTACTTCCTTGTGATTCCGCATATGGTATAAGTTCCGCTATCCTGTCAGTCTCTCTCCTTCTTGTGAGTTTTCCTTCCTGTCTTGTCAGTAGCCATTCACTGTTACTTCTATTCAATAACATTAATTTCAATTGTTCATTCTGTTTTTCCAGCTTTTCAATATATTCAAATACTTTTCCTCTTACAAATCTACTTTCTTTAGTTAAAACTCTTAATGCTTGTTTCAATGTTAAAATAAACATTGGTCGTTTTTCTCCCTTTTTATCTATATATTTAACCTCCAATATTTTTTGGGCGTTAATTTCTGAGTTAAATTCTTTTCTAATAATATTTAAAAGGGTATCGTGTCTTAATTCTTTTCTTGCTCCCTCTTCTTTTCTCAATTTATTTATTTTTTTCAATAATTCTAAACTTGTTATATTTTCTTTAATGTTTTTTATCGTTAGCTCATTCATTTTTATTTACTCC
This Leptotrichia sp. oral taxon 215 str. W9775 DNA region includes the following protein-coding sequences:
- a CDS encoding AbrB/MazE/SpoVT family DNA-binding domain-containing protein — encoded protein: MEKRDVNISFYKAGNGGISNRITLPKKWVEKIGITPENRAVEIVLDEENNSIVIKKK